TTGGAGAGCCTTTCAATAAAAGCCGGGATTACCGCCGAATACTTGGATTCGGGATTCTGCCGGGGACCGAACACGTTGAAATACCTGAGAGAGACCGTTGAAAGCCCCAGGGTCTTGCTGAACATCCTGCAGTAATATTCGGCAGCAAGCTTGCTGACCGCGTAGGGCGATATCGGCTGGGGGGCGAAAGACTCTTGCTGGGGATAATCCCTGCGATCGCCGTAAACGGAACTACTGGAAGCGTACACCACCCTTCTAACACCCGATTCTTTCGCTGCCATTAGAAAGTTCAAAGTACCGTTGACATTTACGTCGTTGGTCGGCACCGGCCTCTCGACGCTCTTGGCAACACTGCGAAGCGCCGCCTGGTGCAGAACGAAATCAATGCCACGAAGAGCTTCCCGCGCGTCCTCTTCGGAACGTATATCACCCTTTCGGAAATCTATTTTCCCCATAAACGGAGCAAGGTTCTCTTCTCTGCCCGTGGAAAGATCATCAAGCACCCTTACGTCCTTGCCCTGCCTGAGGAGTTCCTCGGTGATATTGGAACCTATGAATCCAGCTCCTCCGGTCACCAGATATTTCATTATAAAGTCTCCTTTATCCTTCTACAGTTTTATTATATTGTCCGATTTAATGCTCTTCTCTTCCAGAACGTTCCTTGTATCAAAAACGAGTTTTGAATTACGAACTATCTTCGCATAATCAAGGTCACTATGGTCTGTCGCAATGAGCACTATATCCTGCTTTTTCAGTAGCCCGGGAGTTAGGTTGACGGACCTTGACCTTATCCCTGATATATCCAGATAAGGTATGTACGGGTCGTGATATTTTACCCCGGCTTTTCTCTTCTGGAGCGCGGATATCATGTCAAGTGCGGGAGATTCCCTCAGGTCGTTCACGTCCTTCTTGTAGGTGACCCCGACTACCAGCACCTTGGCATCTT
The nucleotide sequence above comes from Candidatus Omnitrophota bacterium. Encoded proteins:
- a CDS encoding NAD-dependent epimerase/dehydratase family protein, which codes for MKYLVTGGAGFIGSNITEELLRQGKDVRVLDDLSTGREENLAPFMGKIDFRKGDIRSEEDAREALRGIDFVLHQAALRSVAKSVERPVPTNDVNVNGTLNFLMAAKESGVRRVVYASSSSVYGDRRDYPQQESFAPQPISPYAVSKLAAEYYCRMFSKTLGLSTVSLRYFNVFGPRQNPESKYSAVIPAFIERLSNDQPCMIDGDGSQSRDFTYVSNVVDANLAACEAEGVEGEVLNVACGSDHSVNEVAEELKKIMGKDIESVHGPRRPGDVDRTFADVTRLKEKLKIRSFVGFHEGLEKTVEWFVNKHRK